The genomic region GAAACAAACGCCGCAATGCCTTTATCACCCTAAACCTTTAAGCAACATGCACCAACACACCATGCATAAGCTTTTGTTTTACAAAGATGATACCCCTTCTTTCAAGAATATCCACTATAAAAGCGCTTGCACTTTCAAGATCAAAATGTAAACTCTACTCTGAATATTCTTCTATTTTCTCATGAAAAATACTGCACCCCTCACCCAAAACATTCTCCCAAACAGTCTGCAATCCTACTTCTTTAGAGACATCAAAAACAACCGTTTATTCTAGAAAAAAACTCTCCTATAAGTGCTTTCCAGATTTATCACATATAGATCTCAAAACAGGAGAGCACTTTTAGCTTGCTCGGCAAAATCATTGATGCACGTTTTTAAATCCACAATATTGGGGCCAGCATCTGTAATCGATCTTGAAATAGAAGGAATAATATTCTGCCACAAACTTTGCGGAAACTGATGGGATAATTGTGTTATCGTTCCCCCTTGAGCACCAATACCAGGAACAAGAAACAAGCTGTTTTTTAACTGCTCAATTGCCTCTTTTGCTTCACTTCCCAATGTTGCTCCAATAACCGCACCAATAGGACCAACAGAATAATTTTGTCCTAAAGACTGGCTATTATAGTCACAAATACGCTGTGCCAAATGAACAGAAAGTGTCTGATCACCAATACGGGCATTGCGAATATCTTTACCCTCAGGATTAGAGGATTCAACAACCATAAAAACCGCTGTTCCTGTTTCTTCTGCAATTTTTATCATAGGAATGAGAGCATCAAAGCCAAGAAAAGCATTCACGGTTATAGCATCCGCTTTAAACGCACTGCTTGAACCAAGCCAAGCTTGACCATAAGCTTCAACAGTAGAACCAATATCCCCCCTTTTTGCATCAACGAGAACCAATAACCCTTGTTCATGAGCTGTTTTAATAAGTTCTTTGAGAACTTGCAGGCCTTCCACACCATACAATTCAAAAAATGCGACTTGCGGCTTTATAATCCCCACATGTCCCACAACCGCGGTTAGGAGAATATCACAAAAATCTTTCAAGCCTTTATAATCAGGACTCAAATTCCATGATTGCAAAACTTTACGACTAGGGTCAAAACCAATACAAAGCGGTCCATAGATTTCACGATTTTTAAAAAAGTTTGAACAAAACATGCTATACTCTACAGTCTCTGTTTAAATTTTCTAATATAGAAAACAAAGTATTCATTAATCGAAAGAACCGGTAACATGTTTTTTTTGAAAAGAAAATATTTTCAAATATTATGACATTCTCATAACATGGCAGAAAGCAAAGTCTCCTCCATATCATTTTACTACCTCTCTATATTGTGCCATAAGAATTCTTTTGCTGCTTTATTTTCTATAGATNNNNNNNNNNNNNNNNNNNNNNNNNNNNNNNNNNNNNNNNNNNNNNNNNNNNNNNNNNNNNNNNNNNNNNNNNNNNNNNNNNNNNNNNNNNNNNNNNNNNNNNNNNNNNNNNNNNNNNNNNNNNNNNNNNNNNNNNNNNNNNNNNNNNNNNNNNNNNNNNNNNNNNNNNNNNNNNNNNNNNNNNNNNNNNNNNNNNNNNNNNNNNNNNNNNNNNNNNNNNNNNNNNNNNNNNNNNNNNNNNNNNNNNNNNNNNNNNNNNNNNNNNNNNNNNNNNNNNNNNNNNNNNNNNNNNNNNNNNNNNNNNNNNNNNNNNNNNNNNNNNNNNNNNNNNNNNNNNNNNNNNNNNNNNNNNNNNNNNNNNNNNNNNNNNNNNNNNNNNNNNNNNNNNNNNNNNNNNNNNNNNNNNNNNNNNNNNNNNNNNNNNNNNNNNNNNNNNNNNNNNNNNNNNNNNNNNNNNNNNNNNNNNNNNNNNNNNNNNNNNNNNNNNNNNNNNNNNNNNNNNNNNNNNNNNNNNNNNNNNNNNNNNNNNNNNNNNNNNNNNNNNNNNNNNNNNNNNNNNNNNNNNNNNNNNNNNNNNNNNNNNNNNNNNNNNNNNNNNNNNNNNNNNNNNNNNNNNNNNNNNNNNNNNNNNNNNNNNNNNNNNNNNNNNNNNNNNNNNNNNNNNNNNNNNNNNNNNNNNNNNNNNNNNNNNNNNNNNNNNNNNNNNNNNNNNNNNNNNNNNNNNNNNNNNNNNNNNNNNNNNNNNNNNNNNNNNNNNNNNNNNNNNNNNNNNNNNNNNNNNNNNNNNNNNNNNNNNNNNNNNNNNNNNNNNNNNNNNNNNNNNNNNNNNNNNNNNNNNNNNNNNNNNNNNNNNNNNNNNNNNNNNNNNNNNNNNNNNNNNNCTTGGTGAGCGCCTCTCTGATCGTGTAGAAGCCATTACAGCAAAGCTTGATCGAAGTGATATCATCAATGGTCTTATGAGCAATGGCATGTCACGTGCAGATGCACAAAAGACCGCCAACCGTGCTGTTCAACTCTATCAAACAGCAGAAACAAAAACCGAGGACGCACTCAAAGCCCTTGAAGAACAAGCAGAAACACTCTCGGATAATCTTGAGGATGCCATAAAGGGAGCAAAAAACACTGCGACTAAAGTCACCAAAACAGCATCACATATGGGCTGGTGGGGCTTTTTAGGAGGCTTGATTGGTGCCATTATCTCCAGTATTTGTGGTTATTATGGTTACAGAAGCCGTAAAGAGACTTTCAAGTTTTAAAACTTCTAGCGCGCAAAAGCAAAAAAGCTGCACAGATTTGTGCAGCTTTTTTTACACCTGCTTGAAAAGCTTTTTGCATAATATGGCAATAAGAACTATTACTTTCTCAACCTATCATCAAAAAACTAGACAAAACAAAGTCGCCTAATATACCACAACACCCACATAGGCAGGAAAAAATTTTAAAAACCGTAAAAGCTTTAACATCTTAGGCAGGGGCATTGTGACAAAGAAAAAGTCAATGATTTTCGCTCAAATAGGACTTTTTCTTGTTTTGAGCTTAAGTAGCTTTGCTGATGAAACGGCTCAAGTTACATTTGCTTTACACTTAGCAGAAAGTACAACCTCCATTTCTATGTTGCTTTTTGCAGGGCTTATAGGAGGAATTTGTGCAGGCCCCATTGCCCCGCATCTTTTGCATTGCCTCCAGCCAGCACACATAGTTACTGTTATTTTATTGTTTGAAGCACTTTTCATAGCCACAGCTGCAGTCGCCAACCAATTTTGGATTTATATTGCCATTTCTTTCGCACTAGGCTGTGCTGGATCACTCTTTTGGTCTGCTATTCTTGTTGCGGTACCTGATTTTGCAAAAAATGATCACCAATTAGACCGTATCAATCGCATCATCCAAACGGTTCGTAATCTTGGCTATATTGTCGGACCACTGCTAGGGGGTGTATTGTATGGGATATTAAATGGGCAAAAAGGATTGTTTGTGCTGTCAATCATGGTTCTTTTTGCTACCTTTATCACTCTCTTCTGTTTTAAAAGTTTAAAAATTCATACACAAATGACAAACACAGCGCAGCAAAGCAAAAAAGGGCTAGATTTAATGAGTCTCTTGCGTAAAAAAAATGTTGTCTATGCTCTTGCTCCCCTCATCATCACTATTATCCTTACCTCTGCTCTTAACGTCTTATCGATTGTCCGCATTCGTACAGATCTCAACTTAAGCGCTGAAACCTATGGGATAATCACAAGCATGATAAGTCTTGGCCTCGTAGTTGGTCCACTCTGTTTCTCCAACTTTTTCCACCATTTTGGCAATGCTGCTGGAGCATCACTAGCTGCTGCAACCATTGGCTTAGCAATTTTCTGCTTTTCTTTAACGCAGCTCATATGGTTGATGATGTTATCATTTTTTATCCTTGGGAGTGCCAACGGTGTGCAAAACGCTCTGATGGCAAGTTTTATGATGAAAGCCATCCAGAAAGAACACCGAAACAACCAAATGCCTGCCTATATCTTTATCATACAAACATCCGTATGTCTTGGCTTTATAGGAGCTGGTTTTGTCCATGTTCATCATACCCAAAGCACGCTGTTTATCATTGGCATCGCCACAATGATCGCAGGCATATTAGGTTTTATCTTGAACAGTGCCGTACAAAAAAAGGAATATGATAATGGTTAACGAACTTTACTATCTTTGCTCTCAGGCAAACCAAACCCAAAAATGGTATGACAATCACCCCTCGATGAAATCGTTGTATCTCCCCTATAACCCCACACCAACCAATATTACTTTGATGAACCACTCTTGAGTGTGGAAGAGCTACAACCGTTCCCAAAATTTAGTTTATAGCAAAATAGAAACCAGTTTAACATCATGCAACAAGATCCTATAGGCTTAAACTTTTACAATGGAACAGGCAGCTATGTGTGGCAACTGGCAGACTATATGCGACATGATTGTCATGAGAGCTCCCACACACTTGAATTGCAAAAACCAACACCACCCATAGCCATCAATTTTTTCGCTGTCTACCCTCGTGAACCCAATCCTTTATCACGCATTCAATGAGCAAAAGACGTACAGATAACGAGAAATAAACTAGCTTTAATTGGAAAACGGCAAATACAACCTGTAACCGTTGTTTCTACAAAAGGAGCGGCATTTGGCGGATTCGACTTTCCCACATTTGAAGCACTTCGTGAAGGCTGCCTTGTCCAATCACTGAGGGAAATACAATTCAATGCTACTCTTCTTGCCTCTGGAAGTCTTTTGATATCACTTTTACAACACGATCTCATCGAAACAAATCAAAAAACATTTTCAGAAAATGATGCAACCGTTCTTTTACGAGAGCCAACATGTATTATCATAGATTCTTCTCTTGGCACTCTTGCCATTAATCAACTCAATAGGCATACAATCGGGCTACATAAAAAAACAAAACATCAATTGATTTATACCTTGTATTTGCAGGGAGATATATAACATTTCCTAGCGTACAGGTTATACGCTTTTTGCTATAGAAAAAATCTAGCTTTCCCTCTATAATTAAGAGAGTTTCATCGACTTTGTGCGCATGCCAATCGTGTATTTTTCTTGGGATAACGCTTTGATTTATAATAATGATATAGTGTTACTCATATTGAATGAGAGTCTCGAATAACGTAGGATTCTCTCATTCCAAATCTGTTTATCTTGAATCAATCAAAATCATTCCTTTGCACATAACAAGTGGGATGAATGTGTGGATCAAATTTGTATAAGAAAGGACTAAAAATGGCTCTTATAAACCGTCTTAATGCAAGGGCTGTAAGCAACATTGGGGGCTGGCAAATATAATGATGGTGTCGGCTTGTTTCTTCATAAGCGTAAAGATGGAGGTGCTCAATAGACTTATCGTTATACCCTTCATGGGCGCCACCATGAAATGGGCTTGGGTACGTTGCGAGATGTTTCTTTAAAACAAGCCCGTGAATTGGCAACTGGGTGGCGCTCTATTTTACGTGAGGGGNNNNNNNNNNNNNNNNNNNNNNNNNNNNNNNNNNNNNNNNNNNNNNNNNNNNNNNNNNNNNNNNNNNNNNNNNNNNNNNNNNNNNNNNNNNNNNNNNNNNNNNNNNNNNNNNNNNNNNNNNNNNNNNNNNNNNNNNNNNNNNNNNNNNNNNNNNNNNNNNNNNNNNNNNNNNNNNNNNNNNNNNNNNNNNNNNNNNNNNNNNNNNNNNNNNNNNNNNNNNNNNNNNNNNNNNNNNNNNNNNNNNNNNNNNNNNNNNNNNNNNNNNNNNNNNNNNNNNNNNNNNNNNNNNNNNNNNNNNNNNNNNNNNNNNNNNNNNNNNNNNNNNNNNNNNNNNNNNNNNNNNNNNNNNNNNNNNNNNNNNNNNNNNNNNNNNNNNNNNNNNNNNNNNNNNNNNNNNNNNNNNNNNNNNNNNNNNNNNNNNNNNNNNNNNNNNNNNNNNNNNNNNNNNNNNNNNNNNNNNNNNNNNNNNNNNNNNNNNNNNNNNNNNNNNNNNNNNNNNNNNNNNNNNNNNNNNNNNNNNNNNNNNNNNNNNNNNNNNNNNNNNNNNNNNNNNNNNNNNNNNNNNNNNNNNNNNNNNNNNNNNNNNNNNNNNNNNNNNNNNNNNNNNNNNNNNNNNNNNNNNNNNNNNNNNNNNNNNNNNNNNNNNNNNNNNNNNNNNNNNNNNNNNNNNNNNNNNNNNNNNNNNNNNNNNNNNNNNNNNNNNNNNNNNNNNNNNNNNNNNNNNNNNNNNNNNNNNNNNNNNNNNNNNNNNNNNNNNNNNNNNNNNNNNNNNNNNNNNNNNACATGCAAAAAACTGGACTAAACGCCTGCCCCCATGGATTTCGTTCTAGTTTACGCAATTGGCTTGCTGAAACAACCGATGCCCCCTATGAGGTCGCTGAAACCATTCTAAGTCATACGGTCGGGGGTAAAGTAGAGCGTGCCTATCGTCGCACTGACTATCTAGAACAGCGCCGTGTCTATATGGATAAATGGGCGGCATATGTCACCGATCAAGCTTAAGATATGGGGTGCATAACCCCATTATCTTCGGATAACTTTAGCTCTCTTGTCTCTCATTCTTTCTCAATAAGATTCATAAATTATCACATAAGAAAAACTATGATAAAATATTGTTTTCTATGAATAAAACATCTTTCTAAATGAACCAAAATGTGGTTAATAAATAGTTATGATTTGTTCTCATTTTTTGATAGAAAGGATTTTAGTATGACAGAAAATGATATTCTTTTAACAGACCGTGAAAGTGCAAAATTGCTTCATATGAGTATCTCAACATTCCGCCATCATGTAACCAATGGCTCGCTCCCAAAACCTTTAAAATTTGGTTTTTTATCGCGTTGGTTACAATCAGATCTTATCAATGTCATCGAGCAAGCAAAACAGCAACGTCAAAGTGACGCGGCATAAAAAAACCTTGTCACGTAAAGACGGACAAGGCTTTCTCAAACTCACACGAAGCTCATCGAGTGCACAATCCGTCCTATGACGCAACGTTATAGGATTTAAAATGATGTATTCTTTTAAGAATGCGCAGGGCATTACACGTGCTGTGCCAGGGGTTTGGCGTGGATATTATGGGATAGCCCGTTGCCCTGCTCATGATGATAGGCTGCCTAGCTTGTCCCTGAATAAATTGGCGTATCTTATAAATTACGCTCACGAGCAGTTTTAAGAAGTTCTAAAACTTCAAGAGAAGAACCAGCTATACGAGAAGACACAACTATCAATAATAATTCCTCTGCTCTGTTCTTTCGATTAAGGTACTAAGCTCACGTTTACACCAAATCTTTTCCTCTATTTATAATTTCTCTTTCAATATGGAGTGAAGAAAAACCTTTTCTGTTGATATATTTTAACAATTAAAATGATCAAAGCTAAAAACAGATATCTTATTTTCATTTCAAACAACAAATTGAAAAAATCATAGGAAATTTGATTGATCAGTAACCATTAGATTAATATTTCAAGACAGGTTACAGAAAGGAATTTCCTATGCAAAAGAAATTACCCAAAAATTATATGACAGATGCGGAACGTGAGGAATTACGAGCAGGCGGGTTAGATCAAGACTGTATCTACATTGCTGAAGCAGAAGCAGCAGAGAAAGCTAATGATGGTCAAGCAGCATGGGAATGGTTAGCAATGGTTGAACTACCTGCTCATACACTTCTGAATCTTAAGCATCATAATAGAGCACAATTTATTCGTGATATGGGATTTTCTACAAAGAATGCGGATGAGAAATATGGTTCAGATTGGTTAGACAAAGGTGTTATGATAGGAGGTCATTATTTCTAAAGAATTAGAACGGATTTTGTCTCGCGAAGAAGGCTCTGTGAAAAAAATCAATGATACATTAGCCTCTAAGAGATTATGTGATGTACGAAATGATTTGTTTAGGTACTCCAATAGCAAATCAATGTCCAATAGCCTTAAAACGGCTTTGACGGAAATAGATGTTGTTAAAAAGCACGTAATCCTTGTTAATGATCCTGTACAATATAAGGTGATAAATGAGGCTTATAGTTTATCCAAACACCGAAAAGGTGGTTTACCTTATGACGAAGCGCGACAAGCAATGGCATCTCATTATACACGATTGGGAAACTTAGATAAATCTCGTTTAACAGACATTGAAAATGTCTATCATTGATGTGCGTAAAGAAAATATGACGGTTATGCGCAAGCTTTACGAAAAGATGCAAGCCAAAGCTATTGGTATAGATTTCTAACTCAATAAAGTATTCATAATTTAGCTATATCTAAAGTCATCTTTGTATATGCCAAATTCGTATTCGAAATGTAATTGTGGATCATTATTGTTTGAAATACATTTTCATCACGAATAGAAAAACTAAAAATTTTTCTTTCATTATGAAAATCTGTAATAGTTAGTGTTATTTCTTTTTTGCTTTTTCTTTTAAAAGAAAACCATTTTGTCTATACGTTTAATGTGGCAATTAAGACAAATGCACTATGGGCTTTTAACAGATCAAAAAGAGGGACATTTCTCAAGAAAGTTTACAAGCGCATCTTTTAAAAATGCCAAAAACCATAGCAAGCCTTGCGTTGATTTTCGAACTTCTTGACAGTGGTGGTTTTGAAATTGGTCTCTATGCCATTACACCAGCCTTGCGATGGGAAAAATATCTGATAAGTCATGCAAAGCGTCTTTATGCGGCGGGAGATACATGAACAACAGAGCGTGCAAAATTAATTGTAGAGCGCTGTGATTGTTTACCCGATGTTTTTACTTTACGTGATATTCATCAAAGAAGTTGGACTTCTTTAAAGGACAATGAAGCCGTTAAAAAAGCTTTAGAGCTTTTATGCCGTTGTAACTATATTCGTGCAATATCTGGAGACAAGTGCTCTCAAAGCGGTCGACCGACCATACGCTATGAATGGCATCCCTTAGTGAAAAATCATAAGACACCAAACTGAAGCATTTACCCTTGTATTTTATAGAGTGAACCTTCAAAGGACGCTTCATCTATGAATTTTGAAGATTTTGAGGGTTTGAGAAACCTTAAAAACCTATCAAAATACTTATTCTGATATTTTAAAGCCCATAGTATATTTCTCTTGATCAACAGGTCAAATGAATAGTAAATTTCACCACTTTACTAATTTAACCTATATCATAAGCTATTGATAATCAGCCTTTATAAAGTTTATTTTTAAGCAGTTTATGGGTCTTTCGCATCCTTTTCCTATTTTATTATTGCTATTTTTTCTAAATAGATTTAGCAAAATTTATTTAAAGTTTTTTTGACATTGATAGATAAACGCTCATGGAGCGATGGGGTTTTATTATAAATGCTTCAATCTCATACCAAACCACTTACATTACGCTCTCTGTTACAATCCTACCGTGATCATACAGAAGGTGCGCGCGATAGAGGAACTTCTTTTGAAAAGTTTGTGATTGCTTATTTAACGCAAGACCCCCTACAATGCCAAGAATATGAAAAGGTTCAGACCTATAGAGATTGGGCACGGGAACATGGTTGGGATGGAACTGATATCGGCATTGATCTGGTAGCCAAAATCCGTGACGAAGAGGGATATGCCGCTATTCAATGTAAGTTTTATAGTGCAAATCATCAAATCAAAAAAGAAGATATTGATAGCTTTATTGCCGCCTCTGGGAAAGCTCCATTCACGCGTCGTATTCTTATTGATAGCACCGAAGGTAATTGGAGTAACAATGCCGATCTCACTTGTGAAGGACAAAGAATTCGCATTCAACGGATTAATCTTTTTGATCTGGAAAACAGCCAAATAGATTGGGCAAGCTTTGAAAGCAAAGGGGAAGCTACTCTTAAGAAAAAAGAACTGAAAAAGCTTTTAGATCATCAACAAGAAGCGCTTAAAGCTGTTTGTGAAAGTTTACAAGAAGCAGATCGTGGCAAGCTGATTATGGCATGTGGCACGGGAAAAACCTTTACCAGTCTGAAAATAGCAGAAACGCTTGCTGGTCAAGGTAAACGTGTTTTATTCCTTGTGCCCTCTCTTTCTCTCATGTCACAAACGATAAGAGAATGGACAACAGATACAGAAATACCCTTACGTTCTTTTGCGGTGTGCTCCGATACACAAGTTGGCAAGCGTCGTAAAGCCCAAGATGATGCTGCTGAACTCGATATCTCGGATCTCGCTCTACCAGCAACAACAGATGCTCAAAAGCTTGGAGAAAAAGCCAATAAGACTTCTCCTGATGCAATGACAGTGGTCTTTGCTACTTACCATTCGATCCAAGTGATTTCGGATGCACAAAAGAGATATGCTTTACCCGAATTTGATCTGATCATTTGTGATGAAGCACACCGTACCACTGGAGCTGTATTAGGAACAGACAAGAGTGAATCTGAATTTATCAAGGTTCACGATAACAGCATCATTCGGGGTAAAAAACGTCTGTATATGACAGCAACGCCTCGTATCTTTAGTGACAATGCCAAAAAACAAGCCAATGAGATTGATGCTGTTCTAGCTTCTATGGATGATGAAGAGCTTTATGGCAAAATCCTTTATTCTTATAGTTTCTCCCATGCTGTAAAGAATGGACTTTTAACGCCTTACAAGATTATCGTTTTAGGTGTTGATGAAGGAGAAGTGAGTAAATCTATCCAGCATCTTATGACAGATGAGAATTATGAACTTATTCTTGATGATAGAACAAAGATCGTGGGTTGTTATCAAGCCCTTACCAAAATGGATCTGAAAATTGATCTTGGGGATGATACAAGACCCATGCATCGGGCTTTGGCTTTTTGTAGAAATATTAAAACTTCTGAACGCATTCGTGACACATTCAACGATGAAGAAGTTAAGAAAGATTTACTTGATCTTCATGAAAACCATAAAAATATTCCCCCTCTTAACTGTCAAGCAGATCATATTAATGGAAAATCTGGTGCCAAAGATCGTACGATAAAACTTGATTGGTTGAAAGAAGATGCGGGTGAGAATGTCTGCCGTATATTAACCAATGTACGCTGCCTTTCAGAAGGTGTTGATGTTCCTTCCCTTGATGCGGTTATGTTTTTACACCCGCGTAAAAGCCAAGTGGATGTGATACAGGCAGTGGGACGTGTGATGCGTCGTGCAAAAGGCAAAAAGATGGGCTATATCATTTTGCCGGTTGGTGTTCCTGCTGGTGTTTCACCAGAAGAGGCATTAAAAAACAATAAGAGATACAGTGTTGTCTGGCAAGTTCTCAATGCTTTGCTTGCCCATGATGAGAATTTTAGCAAAACCCTTAACCAGATGGTCTTAGGACAAGACGTAAGCTCTATCATCGACATTGTTACAGTTTCTAAAAAGACCGAATTAGAAAATGTCACCATGGTTATTGACGAAATCACGCTACACGAAAAATCGGAACAATCCGGACTTCATATTGGGACACAAGCTCATGAACCGCAACATAGTTATAGCGTAACAGGAAGATTACCCTTTTTTGTTGAGTTTCCCAATGCTCTCAAAACACTGATCGTTAAAAAATCTACCATGAGTGATTATTGGGGCATTTGGGCGAACAATGTTGCTGAGATTGCACAAAACCATATCACACGCCTTCAAACTATGCTTTCTGATCAAACAAGCGAAGCTTATCATGCCTTTGATGCGTTTTATAAGGAATTAAAAAACAACTTAAACAGTGAGATAAAGCAAGAAGAAGCCATTGAGATGTTAGCGCAACATCTTGTCACGCGCCCCGTGTTTGAAGCCTTGTTTGAGGGCAATGAATTTGTTCAAAATAATGCTATCTCTCAAGCAATGGAAAAAATCTTAACAGAACTAGATAAAACAAATATTGAAGAGGAAACAAAAGAACTTCAAGAGTTTTATGATAGCGTAAAGTTCCGTGCTTCTGGCATTACCGAACCACAGGCAAGACAGAATCTTATCATCAAACTTTATGAAGATTTTTTTGCCAAGGCATTTAAGAAAACCACGGATAGGCTTGGGATTGTTTATACCCCCGTTGAGGTTGTAGATTTTATCATTCATTCGGTTGATGATGTCTTGCGCAATGAGTTTGGAAAAAGCTTGGGATCACGTGGTGTCTCTATTCTTGACCCTTTCACTGGAACGGGTACCTTTATCACAAGGCTTTTACAATCGAATCTCATCAAACCAGAGGATATGGAATATAAGTTCCGTCATGATATTCATGCCAATGAGATTGTTTTACTTGCCTATTACATAGCAGCCATTAACATTGAATCGACCTATCATAGTCTTATGAAAGGAGATTACATTCCTTTTAAACATATTGGTTTAACCGATACGTTTCAGATGCTGGAAAAACAAGATCTGATGAAAGGTTTACTAGAGGAAAACAGCGCATATTTAGAGTATCAGAAAAATCTAAACATCGAAGTTATCTTTGGTAACCCTCCGTATTCAGTAGGACAAAAAAGTGCCAATGACAATGCAAAGAATACTCCTTATCCGATTTTAGATAAACGGATCAGTGAAACTTATGCGTCTCAATCTAAATCAATGAATACGCGAAATTTTTATGATAGTTATATTCGTGCCATTCGCTGGGCTAGCGACCGTATTGGTGATGCTGGGGTAATTGGCTTTGTTTCTGGCTCTGGTTACGTAGAAAAATCGACAATGAACAGTTTACGAAAATCTTTAGCCAAAGAGTTTACGAGTATTTATGTGCTTAATTTACGGGGTGATCTTCGTAAAAATATGTTAAGTAATGGAGCTGCTCAAGAAGGTGAAAATGTTTTTGGTAATGGTAGTATGACTGGTATTGCCGTGACGCTGTTTATCAAAAATCCCAATGTTTCTGGAGAGTGCAAAATTTACTATCATGACATTGGTAATAATCGCACGTCAAAAGAGAAACTTGCAGTTCTAGAGTATTTTGGAAGCATTGATGCTATTACACGTGAACAAAAATGGCAAATAATCACACCAGATAAGCATGGTGATTGGATACGTCAACGTGATGATAGTTTTGAAACATTTTTAGCCTTAGGTGATAAGAAACCTCATG from Bartonella birtlesii IBS 325 harbors:
- the pyrF gene encoding orotidine-5'-phosphate decarboxylase — encoded protein: MFCSNFFKNREIYGPLCIGFDPSRKVLQSWNLSPDYKGLKDFCDILLTAVVGHVGIIKPQVAFFELYGVEGLQVLKELIKTAHEQGLLVLVDAKRGDIGSTVEAYGQAWLGSSSAFKADAITVNAFLGFDALIPMIKIAEETGTAVFMVVESSNPEGKDIRNARIGDQTLSVHLAQRICDYNSQSLGQNYSVGPIGAVIGATLGSEAKEAIEQLKNSLFLVPGIGAQGGTITQLSHQFPQSLWQNIIPSISRSITDAGPNIVDLKTCINDFAEQAKSALLF
- a CDS encoding MFS transporter, which gives rise to MTKKKSMIFAQIGLFLVLSLSSFADETAQVTFALHLAESTTSISMLLFAGLIGGICAGPIAPHLLHCLQPAHIVTVILLFEALFIATAAVANQFWIYIAISFALGCAGSLFWSAILVAVPDFAKNDHQLDRINRIIQTVRNLGYIVGPLLGGVLYGILNGQKGLFVLSIMVLFATFITLFCFKSLKIHTQMTNTAQQSKKGLDLMSLLRKKNVVYALAPLIITIILTSALNVLSIVRIRTDLNLSAETYGIITSMISLGLVVGPLCFSNFFHHFGNAAGASLAAATIGLAIFCFSLTQLIWLMMLSFFILGSANGVQNALMASFMMKAIQKEHRNNQMPAYIFIIQTSVCLGFIGAGFVHVHHTQSTLFIIGIATMIAGILGFILNSAVQKKEYDNG
- a CDS encoding integrase; translated protein: MQKTGLNACPHGFRSSLRNWLAETTDAPYEVAETILSHTVGGKVERAYRRTDYLEQRRVYMDKWAAYVTDQA
- a CDS encoding helix-turn-helix transcriptional regulator, whose amino-acid sequence is MTENDILLTDRESAKLLHMSISTFRHHVTNGSLPKPLKFGFLSRWLQSDLINVIEQAKQQRQSDAA
- a CDS encoding DEAD/DEAH box helicase, with product MLQSHTKPLTLRSLLQSYRDHTEGARDRGTSFEKFVIAYLTQDPLQCQEYEKVQTYRDWAREHGWDGTDIGIDLVAKIRDEEGYAAIQCKFYSANHQIKKEDIDSFIAASGKAPFTRRILIDSTEGNWSNNADLTCEGQRIRIQRINLFDLENSQIDWASFESKGEATLKKKELKKLLDHQQEALKAVCESLQEADRGKLIMACGTGKTFTSLKIAETLAGQGKRVLFLVPSLSLMSQTIREWTTDTEIPLRSFAVCSDTQVGKRRKAQDDAAELDISDLALPATTDAQKLGEKANKTSPDAMTVVFATYHSIQVISDAQKRYALPEFDLIICDEAHRTTGAVLGTDKSESEFIKVHDNSIIRGKKRLYMTATPRIFSDNAKKQANEIDAVLASMDDEELYGKILYSYSFSHAVKNGLLTPYKIIVLGVDEGEVSKSIQHLMTDENYELILDDRTKIVGCYQALTKMDLKIDLGDDTRPMHRALAFCRNIKTSERIRDTFNDEEVKKDLLDLHENHKNIPPLNCQADHINGKSGAKDRTIKLDWLKEDAGENVCRILTNVRCLSEGVDVPSLDAVMFLHPRKSQVDVIQAVGRVMRRAKGKKMGYIILPVGVPAGVSPEEALKNNKRYSVVWQVLNALLAHDENFSKTLNQMVLGQDVSSIIDIVTVSKKTELENVTMVIDEITLHEKSEQSGLHIGTQAHEPQHSYSVTGRLPFFVEFPNALKTLIVKKSTMSDYWGIWANNVAEIAQNHITRLQTMLSDQTSEAYHAFDAFYKELKNNLNSEIKQEEAIEMLAQHLVTRPVFEALFEGNEFVQNNAISQAMEKILTELDKTNIEEETKELQEFYDSVKFRASGITEPQARQNLIIKLYEDFFAKAFKKTTDRLGIVYTPVEVVDFIIHSVDDVLRNEFGKSLGSRGVSILDPFTGTGTFITRLLQSNLIKPEDMEYKFRHDIHANEIVLLAYYIAAINIESTYHSLMKGDYIPFKHIGLTDTFQMLEKQDLMKGLLEENSAYLEYQKNLNIEVIFGNPPYSVGQKSANDNAKNTPYPILDKRISETYASQSKSMNTRNFYDSYIRAIRWASDRIGDAGVIGFVSGSGYVEKSTMNSLRKSLAKEFTSIYVLNLRGDLRKNMLSNGAAQEGENVFGNGSMTGIAVTLFIKNPNVSGECKIYYHDIGNNRTSKEKLAVLEYFGSIDAITREQKWQIITPDKHGDWIRQRDDSFETFLALGDKKPHGKKLFEIYSCGITTSRDAWAYNSNREVLAKNMHNMIAFYNSEVERFNDIYAHTDRKSRKNAVDNFVNSDTGKISWSLNIKKQLARGNILKFEKDGFVQSLYRPFTRQWLYYNRIFNEAIYQMPRIFPMGKAVENRIIQVSAVGARSGFSVIMTRNLPDFHAIDTGQCFPRYIYEDITVSKSKSEKQSHLFANATEENTTANLQRRDAITDEGLAHFKAAYPNETITKDDLFYYVYGLLHSEDYRARYADNLSKELPRIPCVKTADDFWKFVTAGRELGHLHVNYEDVEPYPVAFKKGNPKQTEISNPEKFYYVTEMKFAKAGKEKDKSTVIYNSNITITDIPLEAYEYIVNGKPALEWVMGRQCVKTDKKSGIVNDANRYAVETIGNPAYPLELFQRVITVSLETMKIVKNLPKLEMRETE